A genomic region of Saccopteryx bilineata isolate mSacBil1 chromosome 1, mSacBil1_pri_phased_curated, whole genome shotgun sequence contains the following coding sequences:
- the TEF gene encoding thyrotroph embryonic factor isoform X2 encodes MSDAGGGKKPPVEPQAGPGPGPGRAAGERGLQGSFPLVLKKLMENPPREARPDKEKKEKLEEDEAAAASTMAVSASLMPPIWDKTIPYDGESFHLEYMDLDEFLLENGIPASPTHLAQNLLLPVAELEGKESASSSTASPPSSSTTVFQPSETVSSTESSLEKERETPSPIDPNCVEVDVNFNPDPADLVLSSVPGGELFNPRKHKFAEEDLKPQPMIKKAKKVFVPDEQKDEKYWTRRKKNNVAAKRSRDARRLKENQITIRAAFLEKENMALRTEVAELRKEVGKCKTIVSKYETKYGPL; translated from the exons ATGTCCGACGCAGGCGGCGGAAAGAAGCCGCCTGTGGAGCCGCAGGCGGGACCAGGCCCGGGGCCGGGCCGTGCAGCTGGAGAAAGGGGCCTGCAGGGCTCCTTCCCACTAGTCCTGAAGAAGCTGATGGAGAATCCCCCGCGCGAGGCGCGCCCCG ataaggaaaagaaggaaaagctgGAGGAAGACGAGGCTGCAGCAGCCAGCACCATGGCTGTTTCAGCCTCCCTCATGCCACCTATCTGGGACAAGACCATCCCATATGATGGCGAATCTTTCCACCTGGAGTACATGGACCTAGACGAGTTCCTGCTGGAGAATGGAATCCCCGCCAGCCCCACCCACCTGGCCCAGAACCTGCTGCTGCCTGTGGCGGAGCTGGAAGGGAAGGAGTCGGCTAGCTCTTCCACAGCATCCCCACCATCCTCTTCCACCACCGTTTTTCAGCCCTCTGAAACCGTATCCAGCACAG AATCCTCtctggaaaaggagagggagacacCCAGTCCTATCGACCCCAACTGTGTGGAGGTAGATGTGAACTTCAATCCTGACCCTGCTGACCTGGTCCTTTCCAGTGTGCCAGGTGGGGAGCTCTTCAACCCTCGGAAGCACAAGTTTGCAGAGGAAGACCTGAAGCCCCAGCCCATGATCAAAAAAGCCAAGAAGGTCTTTGTACCTGATGAGCAGAAG GATGAAAAGTACTGGACGAGGCGCAAGAAGAATAATGTGGCAGCCAAACGGTCCCGGGATGCCCGGCGCCTGAAGGAGAACCAGATCACCATCCGGGCGGCTTTCCTGGAAAAGGAGAACATGGCCCTGCGGACGGAGGTGGCTGAGCTACGCAAGGAGGTGGGCAAGTGCAAGACCATCGTGTCCAAGTATGAGACCAAGTACGGGCCCTTGTAA
- the TEF gene encoding thyrotroph embryonic factor isoform X1: MKRKAKVKPLVEGKELPRKKAYDTNSCRRQSGDPGGRGGAPGVAPHLARHVSHIFRQPNQSRPERLLPSSSQDKEKKEKLEEDEAAAASTMAVSASLMPPIWDKTIPYDGESFHLEYMDLDEFLLENGIPASPTHLAQNLLLPVAELEGKESASSSTASPPSSSTTVFQPSETVSSTESSLEKERETPSPIDPNCVEVDVNFNPDPADLVLSSVPGGELFNPRKHKFAEEDLKPQPMIKKAKKVFVPDEQKDEKYWTRRKKNNVAAKRSRDARRLKENQITIRAAFLEKENMALRTEVAELRKEVGKCKTIVSKYETKYGPL; the protein is encoded by the exons ATGAAGAGAAAAGCGAAGGTGAAACCTCTGGTAGAAGGGAAGGAGCTGCCGCGGAAGAAGGCCTATGACACAAACTCCTGCAGGCGCCAGTCAGGTGACCCGGGCGGACGGGGCGGGGCCCCTGGCGTTGCTCCTCACCTGGCCCGGCACGTGTCTCACATATTTCGGCAGCCTAACCAATCACGGCCGGAAAGGCTGCTCCCTTCCTCCTCGCAGG ataaggaaaagaaggaaaagctgGAGGAAGACGAGGCTGCAGCAGCCAGCACCATGGCTGTTTCAGCCTCCCTCATGCCACCTATCTGGGACAAGACCATCCCATATGATGGCGAATCTTTCCACCTGGAGTACATGGACCTAGACGAGTTCCTGCTGGAGAATGGAATCCCCGCCAGCCCCACCCACCTGGCCCAGAACCTGCTGCTGCCTGTGGCGGAGCTGGAAGGGAAGGAGTCGGCTAGCTCTTCCACAGCATCCCCACCATCCTCTTCCACCACCGTTTTTCAGCCCTCTGAAACCGTATCCAGCACAG AATCCTCtctggaaaaggagagggagacacCCAGTCCTATCGACCCCAACTGTGTGGAGGTAGATGTGAACTTCAATCCTGACCCTGCTGACCTGGTCCTTTCCAGTGTGCCAGGTGGGGAGCTCTTCAACCCTCGGAAGCACAAGTTTGCAGAGGAAGACCTGAAGCCCCAGCCCATGATCAAAAAAGCCAAGAAGGTCTTTGTACCTGATGAGCAGAAG GATGAAAAGTACTGGACGAGGCGCAAGAAGAATAATGTGGCAGCCAAACGGTCCCGGGATGCCCGGCGCCTGAAGGAGAACCAGATCACCATCCGGGCGGCTTTCCTGGAAAAGGAGAACATGGCCCTGCGGACGGAGGTGGCTGAGCTACGCAAGGAGGTGGGCAAGTGCAAGACCATCGTGTCCAAGTATGAGACCAAGTACGGGCCCTTGTAA
- the TEF gene encoding thyrotroph embryonic factor isoform X3, whose translation MSSCDRTGVAPAMDMPEVLKSLLEHSLPWPEKKTDKEKKEKLEEDEAAAASTMAVSASLMPPIWDKTIPYDGESFHLEYMDLDEFLLENGIPASPTHLAQNLLLPVAELEGKESASSSTASPPSSSTTVFQPSETVSSTESSLEKERETPSPIDPNCVEVDVNFNPDPADLVLSSVPGGELFNPRKHKFAEEDLKPQPMIKKAKKVFVPDEQKDEKYWTRRKKNNVAAKRSRDARRLKENQITIRAAFLEKENMALRTEVAELRKEVGKCKTIVSKYETKYGPL comes from the exons ATGTCGAGCTGTGACCGGACTGGAGTGGCCCCTGCCATGGACATGCCTGAGGTCCTCAAGTCCCTGCTGGAGCACTCTCTGCCTTGGCCAGAGAAGAAGACAG ataaggaaaagaaggaaaagctgGAGGAAGACGAGGCTGCAGCAGCCAGCACCATGGCTGTTTCAGCCTCCCTCATGCCACCTATCTGGGACAAGACCATCCCATATGATGGCGAATCTTTCCACCTGGAGTACATGGACCTAGACGAGTTCCTGCTGGAGAATGGAATCCCCGCCAGCCCCACCCACCTGGCCCAGAACCTGCTGCTGCCTGTGGCGGAGCTGGAAGGGAAGGAGTCGGCTAGCTCTTCCACAGCATCCCCACCATCCTCTTCCACCACCGTTTTTCAGCCCTCTGAAACCGTATCCAGCACAG AATCCTCtctggaaaaggagagggagacacCCAGTCCTATCGACCCCAACTGTGTGGAGGTAGATGTGAACTTCAATCCTGACCCTGCTGACCTGGTCCTTTCCAGTGTGCCAGGTGGGGAGCTCTTCAACCCTCGGAAGCACAAGTTTGCAGAGGAAGACCTGAAGCCCCAGCCCATGATCAAAAAAGCCAAGAAGGTCTTTGTACCTGATGAGCAGAAG GATGAAAAGTACTGGACGAGGCGCAAGAAGAATAATGTGGCAGCCAAACGGTCCCGGGATGCCCGGCGCCTGAAGGAGAACCAGATCACCATCCGGGCGGCTTTCCTGGAAAAGGAGAACATGGCCCTGCGGACGGAGGTGGCTGAGCTACGCAAGGAGGTGGGCAAGTGCAAGACCATCGTGTCCAAGTATGAGACCAAGTACGGGCCCTTGTAA
- the TEF gene encoding thyrotroph embryonic factor isoform X4 codes for MKRKAKVKPLVEGKELPRKKAYDTNSCRRQSDKEKKEKLEEDEAAAASTMAVSASLMPPIWDKTIPYDGESFHLEYMDLDEFLLENGIPASPTHLAQNLLLPVAELEGKESASSSTASPPSSSTTVFQPSETVSSTESSLEKERETPSPIDPNCVEVDVNFNPDPADLVLSSVPGGELFNPRKHKFAEEDLKPQPMIKKAKKVFVPDEQKDEKYWTRRKKNNVAAKRSRDARRLKENQITIRAAFLEKENMALRTEVAELRKEVGKCKTIVSKYETKYGPL; via the exons ATGAAGAGAAAAGCGAAGGTGAAACCTCTGGTAGAAGGGAAGGAGCTGCCGCGGAAGAAGGCCTATGACACAAACTCCTGCAGGCGCCAGTCAG ataaggaaaagaaggaaaagctgGAGGAAGACGAGGCTGCAGCAGCCAGCACCATGGCTGTTTCAGCCTCCCTCATGCCACCTATCTGGGACAAGACCATCCCATATGATGGCGAATCTTTCCACCTGGAGTACATGGACCTAGACGAGTTCCTGCTGGAGAATGGAATCCCCGCCAGCCCCACCCACCTGGCCCAGAACCTGCTGCTGCCTGTGGCGGAGCTGGAAGGGAAGGAGTCGGCTAGCTCTTCCACAGCATCCCCACCATCCTCTTCCACCACCGTTTTTCAGCCCTCTGAAACCGTATCCAGCACAG AATCCTCtctggaaaaggagagggagacacCCAGTCCTATCGACCCCAACTGTGTGGAGGTAGATGTGAACTTCAATCCTGACCCTGCTGACCTGGTCCTTTCCAGTGTGCCAGGTGGGGAGCTCTTCAACCCTCGGAAGCACAAGTTTGCAGAGGAAGACCTGAAGCCCCAGCCCATGATCAAAAAAGCCAAGAAGGTCTTTGTACCTGATGAGCAGAAG GATGAAAAGTACTGGACGAGGCGCAAGAAGAATAATGTGGCAGCCAAACGGTCCCGGGATGCCCGGCGCCTGAAGGAGAACCAGATCACCATCCGGGCGGCTTTCCTGGAAAAGGAGAACATGGCCCTGCGGACGGAGGTGGCTGAGCTACGCAAGGAGGTGGGCAAGTGCAAGACCATCGTGTCCAAGTATGAGACCAAGTACGGGCCCTTGTAA